A window of Hippoglossus stenolepis isolate QCI-W04-F060 chromosome 16, HSTE1.2, whole genome shotgun sequence contains these coding sequences:
- the LOC118122918 gene encoding zona pellucida sperm-binding protein 3 gives MASLCFVLLLSGLCVQSSVAFPPTHYTQHASFQTPDLTKSQSSQLTGPEQQKAPAEEPEQVNTVGVTCHPDSMEITIQADMFGVGAPVQGDELRLGVENNAYCRAAAISREEYRIFVGLMDCGTKHWMTDDNLVYTNLLIYSPEASPDGLIRMDEAVVPVECHYERKYSLSSSSLTPTWVPFTSTQAAVETLDFNLRIMTNDWLYERGSNVFFLGEPISIEASVRLGYHMGLRVFVSSCVATLDPDIYSVPRYVFVDNGCLVDSQLPGSRSHFLPRMQDDKLHMVIDAFRFHNEDRGQLYVTCHLNVVPVNDAEVPNKACTLINGRWRSVDSNDFLCGQCQNPNEAGKPSSPGKFSPRGFGKPAESKPSWRSTLKANMVWEQEARVGPMLVLPAKPRSGPLPVEDLPPVLYQISRPSLYSSQWRSGATNRRVDLKQVHGPSTPDLVEEGEDEIGTDGDEENEAAPQEKMAPEIAMTNVSTTASTDVSPTAPIKLDVTLSNATATESDTNDPKRK, from the exons ATGGCGTCCTTGTGTTTCGTGCTCCTTTTGTCTGGCCTCTGCGTTCAGTCGTCTGTGGCCTTCCCACCGACACATTACACGCAGCATGCTTCGTTTCAGACCCCCGATCTCACGAAGAGCCAGAGCTCCCAGCTCACTGGGCCCGAGCAGCAGAAGGCTCCAGCTGAGGAACCAGAGCAGGTGAACACTGTCGGAGTGACCTGCCACCCGGACTCAATGGAGATCACCATCCAAGCCGACATGTTTGGAGTCGGCGCTCCTGTTCAAGGGGACGAGTTGCGCCTTGGAGTGGAGAACAATGCTTACTGTAGAGCTGCGGCGATTTCACGAGAAGAGTACAGGATTTTTGTCGGACTCATGGACTGCGGCACCAAGCACTGG ATGACTGACGACAACCTGGTCTACACAAACCTCCTCATATACTCCCCCGAGGCCTCTCCGGATGGGCTGATTCGGATGGATGAGGCTGTCGTTCCAGTTGAATGTCACTATGAAAG GAAGTACAGTTTGTCCAGTTCCTCCCTCACACCTACCTGGGTCCCCTTCACCTCGACACAAGCTGCAGTGGAAACCCTGGACTTCAACCTGAGAATCATGACCA aTGACTGGCTTTATGAAAGAGGCTCTAACGTGTTTTTCCTCGGCGAGCCCATCAGCATCGAGGCCTCGGTCCGACTTGGATATCACATGGGGCTGCGGGTGTTTGTGAGCAGCTGTGTGGCTACACTTGACCCGGACATTTACTCCGTGCCCAGATACGTCTTTGTTGATAACGG ttGCTTGGTTGACTCCCAGCTTCCTGGTTCAAGGTCCCACTTCTTACCCAGGATGCAAGATGACAAGCTCCACATGGTCATTGATGCCTTTAGGTTTCACaatgaggacagaggacag CTCTACGTCACCTGTCACCTGAATGTCGTACCGGTCAATGATGCAGAAGTGCCGAATAAGGCTTGCACTCTTATAAACGGAAG ATGGCGCTCAGTTGACAGTAACGACTTCCTATGTGGACAATGTCAAAACCCAAATGAAGCTGGTAAGCCCAGCAGCCCCGGCAAGTTTAGTCCCCGTGGGTTTGGGAAGCCGGCTGAATCTAAACCCTCATGGAGAAGTACACTAAAGGCCAATATGG TGTGGGAACAGGAGGCACGTGTGGGTCCAATGCTGGTCTTGCCTGCTAAACCCAGAAGTGGGCCTCTCCCTGTGGAAGATCTCCCTCCTGTGCTCTATCAAATCAGCAGACCTTCCCTCTACAGCAGCCAGTGGAGAAGTGGAGCGACCAACAGAAgagttg ATCTGAAGCAGGTTCATGGTCCATCTACACCAGAcctggtggaggagggagaagatgaaATTGGAACAG ATGGAGATGAAGAAAATGAGGCAGCACCTCAAGAAAAGATGGCTCCTGAGATCGCGATGACCAATGTCTCCACAACAGCCTCCACTGACGTCAGCCCCACCGCTCCCATTAAACTGGATGTGACTCTGTCAAATGCAACTGCTACAGAATCTGACACCAATGAcccaaagagaaaataa